A single Calidifontibacter indicus DNA region contains:
- a CDS encoding Maf family protein, which yields MYSVRFVLASASPARLATLRSAGVQPEVIVSGVDEPAATREAEQRYGILEPADVALVLARAKCEDVASRDESDDALVLGCDSVLEFEGAAYGKPADVADATARWQRMRGKSGVLHSGHWLIDNRDEGTGATFGVTASTVVHFADIDDEEIEEYVATGEPLWVAGAFTVDGLGGPFVTSIEGDYHNVVGVSLPALRELLHEIGVAWHDLRSSTTQSA from the coding sequence GTGTACTCCGTGCGTTTCGTGCTCGCCTCCGCCTCCCCCGCCCGCCTCGCGACCCTGCGCTCCGCCGGAGTTCAGCCTGAAGTGATCGTGTCGGGGGTCGACGAACCGGCAGCGACTCGCGAGGCCGAACAGCGCTACGGCATCCTCGAACCGGCCGATGTCGCGCTGGTACTGGCTCGCGCGAAGTGTGAGGACGTCGCGTCCCGCGACGAGTCGGACGACGCACTCGTGCTCGGCTGCGACAGCGTCCTGGAGTTCGAGGGTGCGGCGTACGGCAAGCCCGCCGATGTTGCTGACGCGACGGCCCGGTGGCAGCGCATGCGCGGCAAGTCGGGGGTGCTGCACTCCGGCCACTGGCTCATCGACAACCGTGACGAAGGCACCGGCGCGACCTTCGGCGTCACGGCCAGCACGGTCGTGCACTTCGCCGACATCGACGACGAGGAGATCGAAGAGTACGTCGCGACCGGCGAACCGCTCTGGGTGGCAGGTGCGTTCACGGTCGACGGACTCGGTGGTCCGTTCGTCACCAGCATCGAGGGCGACTACCACAACGTCGTCGGGGTGAGCCTGCCCGCGCTGCGCGAGCTGCTGCACGAGATCGGCGTGGCCTGGCACGACCTGCGTTCCAGCACAACGCAATCCGCGTAA